Proteins encoded together in one Streptomyces sp. B1I3 window:
- the mctP gene encoding monocarboxylate uptake permease MctP yields MKDGVNGVALAVFIFFFLAVTVVGFMAARWRKAETEATLDEWGLGGRSFGTWVTWFLLGGDLYTAYTFVAVPAAIYAAGAAGFFAVPYTILIYPLIFTFLPRLWSVSHKHGYVTTSDFVRGRFGSKGLSLAIALTGILATMPYIALQLVGIQAVLDVMGVGGGENTHWFVKDLPLLIAFAVLAAYTYSSGLRAPALIAFVKDGLIYLVIAVAIIYIPIKLGGFDDIFAKAGEAFSQTSEATGKPRGAIVPGEMGQWGYATLALGSALALFMYPHSITATLSSRSREVIRRNTTILPLYSLMLGLLALLGFMAIAAGIKVDNGQLAIPQLFEDMFPDWFAGVAFAAIGIGALVPAAIMSIAAANLFTRNIYKDFIKPDATPAQETKVSKLVSLLVKVGALAFVLTMDKTVAINFQLLGGIWILQTMPALVGGLFTRWFHRWALIAGWAVGMIYGTVAAYGVASPTQKHFGGSSKEIPGIGEIGYIGLTAFVLNVIVVVVLTFVLNAVKAPAGVDETSPSDYTADVGDPGVQAELPPATVGSPAGH; encoded by the coding sequence ATGAAGGACGGCGTGAACGGCGTCGCTCTCGCCGTGTTCATCTTCTTCTTCCTGGCCGTCACGGTCGTCGGCTTCATGGCCGCGCGCTGGCGCAAGGCCGAGACCGAGGCCACCCTCGACGAGTGGGGCCTGGGCGGACGGTCGTTCGGCACCTGGGTCACCTGGTTCCTGCTCGGCGGCGACCTCTACACCGCGTACACGTTCGTCGCCGTGCCCGCGGCTATCTACGCGGCCGGAGCGGCGGGCTTCTTCGCCGTCCCGTACACCATCCTCATCTACCCGCTGATCTTCACCTTCCTGCCGCGGCTCTGGTCCGTCTCGCACAAGCACGGCTACGTGACCACCTCGGACTTCGTCCGCGGCCGGTTCGGCTCGAAGGGGCTGTCGCTGGCGATCGCCCTCACCGGCATCCTCGCCACGATGCCGTACATCGCGCTGCAACTGGTCGGCATCCAGGCCGTGCTCGACGTCATGGGCGTCGGCGGCGGTGAGAACACGCACTGGTTCGTCAAGGACCTGCCGCTCCTCATCGCGTTCGCCGTCCTCGCCGCTTACACCTACTCGTCGGGGCTGCGCGCACCCGCGCTCATCGCCTTCGTCAAGGACGGCCTGATCTATCTGGTCATCGCGGTGGCGATCATCTACATCCCGATCAAGCTCGGCGGCTTCGACGACATATTCGCCAAGGCGGGAGAGGCGTTCTCGCAGACGAGTGAGGCCACGGGCAAGCCACGCGGCGCCATCGTCCCGGGCGAGATGGGGCAGTGGGGTTACGCCACACTCGCCCTGGGCTCCGCACTCGCGCTCTTCATGTACCCCCACTCGATCACGGCGACGCTCTCCAGCCGCAGCCGCGAGGTCATCCGGCGCAACACCACGATCCTGCCGCTGTACTCGCTGATGCTGGGTCTGCTGGCGCTGCTCGGATTCATGGCGATCGCGGCCGGGATCAAGGTGGACAACGGCCAGCTCGCCATCCCGCAGCTGTTCGAGGACATGTTCCCCGACTGGTTCGCGGGGGTGGCCTTCGCCGCCATCGGCATCGGAGCCCTGGTGCCTGCCGCGATCATGTCGATCGCCGCGGCGAACCTGTTCACCCGCAACATCTACAAGGACTTCATCAAGCCGGACGCGACACCCGCGCAGGAGACCAAGGTCTCCAAGCTGGTGTCGCTCCTGGTCAAGGTGGGTGCGCTCGCCTTCGTCCTCACCATGGACAAGACGGTCGCCATCAACTTCCAGCTGCTGGGCGGTATCTGGATCCTCCAGACGATGCCGGCCCTGGTCGGCGGCCTGTTCACCCGCTGGTTCCACCGCTGGGCCCTGATCGCGGGCTGGGCGGTCGGCATGATCTACGGCACGGTGGCCGCGTACGGGGTGGCCAGCCCGACGCAGAAGCACTTCGGCGGATCCTCGAAGGAGATCCCGGGTATCGGCGAGATCGGTTACATCGGCCTCACCGCGTTCGTGCTCAACGTGATCGTGGTCGTCGTCCTCACGTTCGTGCTGAACGCCGTGAAGGCACCGGCCGGTGTGGACGAGACCTCCCCGTCCGACTACACCGCGGATGTGGGCGACCCGGGCGTGCAGGCGGAGCTCCCGCCGGCCACGGTGGGCTCCCCCGCGGGTCACTGA